In Fibrobacter succinogenes, a single genomic region encodes these proteins:
- a CDS encoding L-threonylcarbamoyladenylate synthase → MKFPPWTSVSEAARLLKESEVVAIPTETVYGLAGNAFEPKALAKIFAAKERPTFDPLIVHIADIAQLTDIAKDIPDSAYRLAEAYWPGPMTIILPKKDCIPDLCTSALPSVAVRFPSHPIAQAIIKESGLPLAAPSANLFKHVSPTTAEHVAAQLADRIAGIVDGGPCSVGVESSIISLVGEPTVMRPGAITPEMFKAVLGEVKIKESTSKPGQPMLAPGQCDTHYRPQVPLYYGEVPAGYTLPEQTVRIAFGSQAGPIPATVNLSATGDMVEATSKLYAFMHDLDKSEYDLILVDPIPNTGVGMALNDRLKRASIKALP, encoded by the coding sequence ATGAAATTTCCGCCATGGACAAGTGTAAGCGAAGCAGCCCGCCTCCTCAAAGAAAGCGAAGTCGTCGCTATCCCGACAGAAACAGTTTACGGACTCGCCGGTAACGCATTCGAGCCCAAAGCGCTCGCCAAGATTTTCGCCGCTAAAGAACGCCCGACGTTCGACCCGCTGATTGTCCATATCGCAGACATTGCACAACTCACCGACATAGCCAAGGACATCCCCGATAGCGCCTACAGACTCGCCGAAGCTTATTGGCCGGGCCCGATGACGATTATCCTTCCCAAGAAGGATTGCATCCCCGACCTTTGCACAAGCGCCCTCCCCTCCGTGGCCGTGCGCTTTCCGAGCCATCCGATTGCACAGGCAATCATCAAGGAATCAGGACTCCCGCTGGCCGCCCCTAGCGCAAACCTCTTTAAGCATGTAAGCCCCACGACCGCTGAACATGTTGCAGCCCAGCTCGCCGACCGCATCGCAGGCATTGTCGATGGCGGCCCCTGTTCCGTAGGCGTCGAAAGCTCCATCATCTCGCTCGTCGGCGAACCGACCGTGATGCGTCCTGGCGCCATCACGCCCGAAATGTTCAAGGCAGTCCTCGGTGAAGTAAAAATCAAGGAATCCACATCCAAGCCGGGCCAGCCAATGCTTGCCCCCGGCCAATGCGACACGCATTACCGCCCGCAAGTCCCGCTTTACTATGGCGAAGTTCCTGCAGGCTACACGCTCCCAGAACAGACCGTCCGCATTGCGTTTGGCTCACAAGCAGGCCCAATTCCTGCTACAGTAAACTTGTCAGCTACAGGCGACATGGTCGAAGCGACCTCTAAGCTTTACGCATTCATGCACGACCTTGACAAATCCGAATACGACCTGATTCTCGTAGACCCCATCCCGAACACAGGCGTCGGCATGGCGCTCAACGACCGCTTGAAACGTGCAAGCATCAAGGCGCTGCCGTAA
- a CDS encoding DUF349 domain-containing protein, protein MSFFDAFKPKWQNSNPAKRIEAIADLDELTSQDIVERVALSDDNVEVRIAAIKKLALINTLQEISKNDSDSSVRRLAETRAFEEIVKKLKDFNESNLNDEARGYIEAVKDTRYAEDVLKATDNLTIKRELVKLCNKQSLLAQIASRDSSEEIALAAADRVVSESLQTDLIKNSKHVSVRKKISDKVRAKKEAEDNGKKALELLQSKREALIKQAHFLAAQKDAIATKPQFDALMTEANALGMGDSTGTLNEIYDSFNKFYDEATAAKKAAENAEAEKQAKIAHLTETLAELESMLEANSTEENAERVNAIVEEWTANKNIMDAASIKRFNNAYFKTQEAKKIVIPTAESENASEEEIAVRKSLLERLQALSDTEIDENTGKHLHAIVREWEKLDLLEGDDPILQTYNALRTKLNELISAFNEKAQKVIEENSKKLRALIERIQNIDENQEFREIHKILRDTYQEWKEIVGEQKFKYHDLWQEYKIATSRFQEMQQWENWHNEKDRDTIIEEMEALSRETPSQAVLTKFRELCSKWREIGPISAAKFQDYRDRFQALVDKIKENCAPFIEEQNAERQKNLVDKEALCQKVEELVANAEIFWKDKFKSVQEIQENWKNIGMVPKEAFAALNKRFKDAVNAFYAQHKENVKREDDSREANYEKKVALCIEAEAIKDSTDWNATSTKLKQLQDAWKATGPVPKSKSDEIWTRFRTACDSFFEKKRNHFEEMDAAKQKNLEQKQAICEKLEALDLNNVTPEVIEAYKAIDAEWKTIGMVPKDAVESINERYSAIVNKIVAKMAETDPELQAKIAEIKKKKQDSIEKVRQFAESAGSNQLADAVREIQKEWVTLGSCGNDDAELQKAFRDVCDDFFTRRRDQLDIQEQARQNNLQKKILLCEQAEDLLTDLNDQTVVASMNKVKHFRRLWKEVGAVPREHSEKIWKRFNTACDQVFAFGRKDEKKEEAPAQAAVSEA, encoded by the coding sequence ATGAGCTTTTTTGACGCATTTAAACCGAAATGGCAAAATTCCAACCCTGCAAAGCGCATCGAAGCGATTGCCGACTTGGATGAACTCACTAGTCAAGATATTGTCGAACGAGTGGCCCTTTCAGATGATAATGTCGAAGTGAGAATAGCTGCAATCAAAAAACTTGCACTTATTAATACACTTCAGGAAATTTCTAAGAACGACAGTGACTCCAGCGTACGCCGTCTGGCAGAAACAAGAGCTTTTGAAGAAATTGTCAAAAAGCTGAAAGACTTTAACGAATCGAACTTGAACGACGAAGCACGCGGCTATATCGAAGCTGTCAAGGACACACGTTATGCCGAAGACGTCCTCAAGGCTACAGACAACTTAACTATAAAGAGAGAACTGGTCAAGCTTTGCAACAAGCAGTCTCTCCTCGCCCAGATTGCTTCTCGCGACTCTAGCGAAGAAATTGCACTGGCTGCAGCAGACCGTGTTGTTTCTGAATCCTTGCAGACTGACCTTATCAAAAATTCCAAGCACGTTTCTGTCCGCAAGAAGATTTCAGATAAAGTTCGTGCAAAGAAAGAAGCCGAAGACAACGGCAAAAAAGCATTGGAACTTTTGCAGAGCAAGCGCGAAGCATTGATCAAGCAAGCCCACTTCCTTGCCGCTCAAAAAGACGCTATCGCCACAAAGCCGCAGTTTGACGCCCTCATGACCGAAGCAAACGCTCTTGGCATGGGTGATTCTACCGGCACGCTCAACGAAATTTACGATAGCTTCAACAAGTTCTACGACGAAGCGACTGCCGCCAAGAAGGCTGCCGAAAACGCCGAAGCCGAAAAGCAGGCCAAGATAGCCCACTTGACAGAAACGCTTGCCGAACTCGAAAGCATGCTCGAAGCGAACTCGACTGAAGAAAACGCTGAACGCGTGAACGCCATCGTCGAAGAATGGACTGCAAACAAAAACATCATGGATGCAGCATCCATCAAGCGCTTCAACAATGCCTACTTCAAGACGCAAGAAGCAAAGAAGATTGTGATTCCAACCGCCGAATCTGAAAACGCCAGCGAAGAAGAAATTGCAGTCCGCAAGAGCCTCCTCGAACGTCTCCAGGCACTCTCCGACACGGAAATTGATGAGAACACGGGCAAGCATTTGCACGCTATCGTTCGCGAATGGGAAAAGCTCGACCTTCTCGAAGGCGACGATCCGATTCTCCAGACATATAACGCTCTGCGCACCAAGTTGAACGAGCTCATCTCGGCATTCAACGAAAAAGCCCAAAAGGTCATCGAAGAAAATTCCAAGAAGCTCCGCGCTCTCATCGAACGCATCCAGAACATCGACGAAAATCAGGAATTCCGCGAAATCCATAAGATCCTCCGCGATACTTATCAGGAATGGAAGGAAATCGTCGGCGAACAGAAATTCAAGTATCACGATCTTTGGCAGGAATACAAGATTGCCACATCCCGCTTCCAAGAAATGCAACAGTGGGAAAACTGGCACAACGAAAAAGACCGCGATACTATTATCGAAGAAATGGAAGCGCTTTCTAGAGAAACGCCGAGTCAGGCTGTTCTTACCAAGTTCCGCGAACTTTGCAGCAAGTGGCGCGAAATCGGCCCCATCTCTGCCGCCAAGTTCCAGGATTACCGCGACCGCTTCCAGGCTCTCGTAGACAAGATCAAGGAAAACTGCGCTCCGTTCATCGAAGAACAGAACGCCGAACGTCAGAAGAATCTCGTTGACAAGGAAGCTCTTTGCCAGAAGGTCGAAGAACTCGTTGCCAATGCAGAAATCTTCTGGAAGGACAAGTTCAAGTCCGTTCAGGAAATCCAGGAAAACTGGAAGAACATCGGCATGGTCCCGAAGGAAGCCTTTGCAGCGCTCAACAAGCGCTTCAAGGACGCAGTGAACGCCTTCTATGCCCAGCATAAGGAAAATGTGAAGCGCGAAGACGACAGTCGCGAAGCGAACTACGAAAAGAAGGTTGCCCTCTGCATCGAAGCCGAAGCCATCAAGGACTCGACCGACTGGAATGCCACTTCCACCAAGCTCAAACAGTTGCAGGATGCTTGGAAGGCAACCGGCCCAGTTCCGAAGAGCAAGTCCGACGAAATTTGGACACGCTTCCGCACCGCTTGCGATTCCTTCTTCGAAAAGAAGCGCAACCACTTTGAAGAAATGGATGCCGCTAAGCAGAAGAACCTCGAACAAAAGCAAGCCATTTGTGAAAAGCTCGAAGCTCTCGACTTGAACAATGTAACTCCGGAAGTTATTGAAGCTTATAAGGCTATCGATGCCGAATGGAAAACTATCGGCATGGTTCCGAAGGACGCTGTTGAATCCATCAACGAACGCTACAGCGCAATCGTCAACAAGATTGTAGCCAAGATGGCTGAAACCGACCCGGAACTCCAGGCCAAGATTGCAGAAATCAAGAAGAAAAAGCAAGACTCCATCGAAAAGGTTCGCCAATTCGCAGAAAGCGCTGGTTCCAACCAACTCGCCGATGCCGTTCGCGAAATCCAGAAGGAATGGGTCACGCTCGGTTCTTGCGGTAACGACGATGCTGAATTGCAAAAGGCATTCCGCGATGTTTGCGACGACTTCTTCACTCGCCGCCGCGACCAGCTCGACATTCAGGAACAGGCTCGCCAAAACAACTTGCAGAAGAAGATTCTCCTCTGCGAACAGGCCGAAGACTTGCTCACCGACTTGAACGATCAGACAGTCGTCGCTTCGATGAACAAGGTCAAGCACTTCCGCCGCCTTTGGAAGGAAGTCGGTGCAGTTCCTCGCGAACACTCCGAAAAGATCTGGAAGCGCTTCAACACGGCATGCGATCAGGTATTCGCCTTCGGCCGCAAGGACGAAAAGAAGGAAGAAGCTCCGGCACAGGCAGCCGTCAGCGAAGCATAG
- a CDS encoding M15 family metallopeptidase, with product MWRKQSILLISAFFAVSAFSHVTDSLFVPPKPEKPLRYCTSAKKWIDYATHDSNLVEITYMRGIRMDLRYATFNNVTGHDMYCGFQRAFVHRDALPKLRRALSIIAKELPGYLLVIFDAARPMYAQAVLKSSVAGTPYSHFVSSGKTGGLHNYGLALDLGLADSTGNLLDMGADFDSFERCAGAVGEAEALESGRLTQSQIDNRNLLRNIMKRAGWVMLPSEWWHFNAFTRAYTKEHYPLFPI from the coding sequence ATGTGGCGGAAGCAATCTATTCTTTTGATAAGTGCTTTCTTTGCTGTTTCTGCATTCTCGCATGTGACCGATTCTTTGTTTGTGCCTCCGAAACCCGAAAAACCGTTGCGTTATTGCACTTCTGCAAAGAAGTGGATTGATTACGCGACGCACGATTCTAATTTGGTCGAAATTACGTACATGCGTGGCATTCGCATGGATTTGCGCTATGCGACATTTAACAATGTGACGGGACACGACATGTATTGCGGCTTCCAGCGTGCGTTTGTGCATAGAGATGCGTTGCCAAAGCTAAGGCGCGCACTTTCTATTATCGCGAAGGAATTGCCGGGATATTTGCTTGTGATTTTTGATGCCGCGCGCCCGATGTATGCACAAGCTGTTTTGAAAAGCTCTGTTGCAGGAACGCCTTATAGCCATTTTGTTTCGTCTGGCAAAACGGGCGGGCTCCACAATTACGGGCTTGCGCTTGATTTAGGACTTGCTGATAGCACGGGCAATTTGCTTGACATGGGTGCGGATTTTGATTCTTTTGAGCGCTGTGCTGGGGCTGTGGGCGAGGCTGAGGCTCTTGAATCCGGGCGCCTGACGCAATCTCAAATTGATAATCGCAACCTGCTCCGCAATATCATGAAGCGCGCTGGCTGGGTGATGCTCCCTAGCGAATGGTGGCATTTCAATGCATTCACGCGTGCCTATACCAAGGAACACTACCCGCTGTTCCCGATTTGA